A region of Nakaseomyces glabratus chromosome M, complete sequence DNA encodes the following proteins:
- the MRX3 gene encoding Mrx3p (CAGL0M09537g~Ortholog(s) have mitochondrial inner membrane localization) — translation MPPLFRAVTRGILLPTLGFSAGFLTFLKAWPDEAGAITLQKQQGSDMQLLQRADVLQKITQSTLYKQLLRADDVDHTRQSDKIPHGHKPYHVGQGILFGKDKLEIDPLIFLNEEKGQLTVFYHLGKNLGNEKSQVHKGVISLLMDEALCYCGFPRLPSKRGVTAKLNLKFNREIPADSTVILTATVRESKGRKCIIDGELQVFSDKVHTLPSLWGEKEPNVEAECILVEPKWFKYFSRLNMF, via the coding sequence ATGCCCCCATTGTTTCGCGCTGTAACAAGAGGGATACTACTTCCAACACTTGGGTTTAGTGCAGGTTTCCTAACGTTTCTGAAAGCATGGCCCGATGAAGCTGGAGCAATAACTTTACAGAAGCAGCAAGGTAGTGATATGCAACTACTTCAGAGAGCTGATGTGttacaaaaaataacacAGTCAACTTTATACAAACAGCTGTTGCGGGCGGATGATGTTGACCATACTCGCCAAAGTGACAAAATACCCCACGGCCACAAACCATATCATGTTGGCCAAGGTATATTGTTTGGTAAGGATAAGCTAGAGATTGATCCATTGATATTTCTCAATGAGGAGAAAGGTCAGTTGACTGTCTTTTACCATCTGGGTAAGAATCTCGGCAATGAGAAGTCACAAGTACATAAAGGTgtaatttcattattaatGGATGAGGCGTTATGCTATTGTGGATTCCCCAGACTACCAAGTAAACGTGGTGTAACAGCCAAGCTGAACTTAAAATTCAATAGGGAAATACCCGCCGATTCTACTGTTATTTTAACGGCCACAGTGAGGGAATCAAAGGGACGCAAATGCATAATAGACGGTGAATTACAAGTATTTTCCGATAAAGTGCACACCTTACCCAGTTTATGGGGAGAGAAAGAGCCAAATGTTGAAGCAGAATGCATTCTTGTTGAACCCAAATGGTTCAAGTATTTTAGCAGATTGAATATGTTTTAA